The following proteins come from a genomic window of Corallococcus sp. NCRR:
- a CDS encoding serine/threonine-protein kinase, with amino-acid sequence MNAPTPVSKPIRVFGNYEIQSLLGKGGMAEVYRARVRSGPYEGWTVALKRLLPALTRDPASVDLFRREAQLSRQLDHPNIVKVLDAGMLDDVSFLVMDLVDGRDLGHILRRCKARGIPLPVDFAVYLAKVLLEALAYAHTATGPDGKPLGIVHCDVSPSNLFISRVGEIKLGDFGVSRVLVDGKLQGGEVLGKPYYLSPESLQGAVTPEADLWAASVVLYELLTLGRPFVGTTPEEVFAGILSRKYRLLRSVRPDIPQALDDVLARAFAENPEDRFPTAEEYAAALAPHFDENVGTPLAIAAVVRGLFGTTDEMPAYRGSPSNGSSGDNG; translated from the coding sequence GTGAACGCGCCGACTCCCGTGTCGAAGCCCATCCGCGTCTTCGGCAACTACGAAATCCAATCGCTGCTGGGCAAGGGCGGCATGGCCGAGGTGTACCGCGCGCGCGTGCGCTCCGGTCCCTATGAAGGCTGGACGGTCGCGCTCAAGCGGCTCCTGCCCGCGCTCACCCGCGACCCGGCGTCGGTGGACCTCTTCCGCCGCGAGGCGCAGCTGTCGCGCCAGTTGGACCACCCGAACATCGTGAAGGTGCTGGACGCCGGGATGCTGGACGACGTGTCCTTCCTGGTGATGGACCTGGTGGACGGGCGCGACCTGGGCCACATCCTGCGCCGGTGCAAGGCGCGCGGGATTCCGCTCCCCGTCGACTTCGCGGTGTACCTGGCGAAGGTGCTGCTGGAGGCGCTCGCGTACGCGCACACCGCCACCGGCCCGGACGGCAAGCCGCTGGGCATCGTCCACTGCGACGTGTCCCCGTCCAACCTGTTCATCTCCCGCGTGGGGGAGATCAAGCTGGGCGACTTCGGCGTGTCGCGCGTGCTGGTGGACGGCAAGCTCCAGGGCGGCGAGGTGCTGGGCAAGCCGTACTACCTGTCCCCGGAGTCGCTGCAGGGCGCCGTCACGCCGGAGGCGGACCTGTGGGCCGCGAGCGTGGTGCTCTACGAACTGCTCACGCTGGGCCGGCCCTTCGTGGGCACGACGCCAGAAGAGGTCTTCGCGGGCATCCTGTCGCGCAAGTACCGGCTCCTGCGCTCGGTGCGTCCGGACATCCCGCAGGCGCTGGACGACGTGCTGGCGCGCGCGTTCGCGGAGAACCCCGAGGACCGCTTCCCGACCGCGGAGGAGTACGCGGCGGCGCTGGCGCCGCACTTCGACGAGAACGTGGGGACGCCGCTGGCCATCGCGGCGGTGGTGCGCGGCCTGTTCGGCACCACGGACGAGATGCCCGCGTACCGGGGCTCGCCGTCCAATGGCTCCTCCGGCGACAACGGGTAG
- a CDS encoding branched-chain amino acid transaminase, whose product MSSTSSTVLRAEHIWLDGKLMKWDEGNVHVMTHALHYGLGVFEGIRAYKTHDGRLAVFRLREHIRRLLDSAHIIMLQMPYSEDELVEATLELLRKQKAQFANGAYLRPVAFMGDGAMGLGAVNPTRVGITAWDWGAYLGDKGIKEGIRAKVSSFTRNHVNVNMVRGKITGQYVNSILAKREAVMAGYDEAILLDVSGFVAEASGENIFMVNKKGIIKTPPLSSPVLDGITRDTVLKLLRDAGHTTIEEVTVTRDALYIANEVFFTGTAAEITPVREVDNRQIGDGKPGPISKFVQDMYFRVVRGQEARYADWLTYV is encoded by the coding sequence ATGAGCTCGACCTCATCCACCGTGCTGCGCGCCGAACACATCTGGCTCGATGGGAAGCTGATGAAATGGGACGAGGGCAACGTGCACGTGATGACGCACGCCCTCCACTACGGCCTGGGCGTCTTCGAGGGCATCCGCGCCTACAAGACCCATGATGGCCGGCTCGCCGTCTTCCGGCTGCGCGAGCACATCCGCCGACTGCTCGACTCCGCGCACATCATCATGCTGCAGATGCCCTACAGCGAAGACGAGCTGGTGGAGGCCACGCTGGAGCTGCTGCGCAAGCAGAAGGCGCAGTTCGCCAACGGCGCGTACCTGCGCCCGGTGGCCTTCATGGGTGATGGCGCCATGGGCCTGGGCGCGGTGAACCCCACCCGCGTGGGCATCACCGCCTGGGACTGGGGCGCGTACCTGGGTGACAAGGGCATCAAGGAGGGCATCCGCGCCAAGGTCAGCTCGTTCACGCGCAACCACGTGAACGTGAACATGGTGCGCGGGAAGATCACCGGCCAGTACGTGAACTCCATCCTCGCCAAGCGCGAGGCGGTGATGGCCGGCTACGACGAGGCCATCCTCCTGGACGTCAGCGGCTTCGTCGCGGAGGCCTCCGGCGAGAACATCTTCATGGTGAACAAGAAGGGCATCATCAAGACCCCGCCCCTCTCCTCCCCCGTGCTGGACGGCATCACCCGGGACACGGTGCTGAAGCTCCTGCGCGACGCCGGCCACACCACCATCGAGGAGGTCACCGTCACCCGTGACGCCCTCTACATCGCCAACGAGGTCTTCTTCACCGGCACCGCCGCGGAGATCACCCCCGTGCGCGAGGTGGACAACCGCCAGATTGGCGACGGCAAGCCCGGCCCCATCAGCAAGTTCGTCCAGGACATGTACTTCCGCGTCGTGCGGGGCCAGGAAGCCCGCTATGCGGACTGGCTGACCTACGTTTGA
- a CDS encoding cysteine desulfurase family protein, translating into MIYWDHNAAAPVRAEVGALLARAFTQGGFGNASSVHGGGREARARLDAARAKVARVLGCEPKEITFTASGSEADALALVGAYAARPVKDRRRVVSTTVEHPSALGALAQLEKDGAQVVRLSPDAHGRVPLESVLEALTPDTALCSLMWANNETGVLQPVAETARACRQRGILFHTDAVQAAGKVPLTLREVDADLLSLSAHKFGGPQGVGVLVVRKGVDVRALTPGHQEGGRRGGTQNVPYAEALALALELAAAEQATTAERVADLRDTFEQQVLQRLPGVTVNGAGAPRVPNTSNLRFDGVEGEALLMALDLEDIRVSSGAACASGTLSPSHVLRAMGLSPTEARGSLRFSLGPGTTGAEVSRVVDALCTHVPRVRALGG; encoded by the coding sequence GTGATCTACTGGGACCACAACGCCGCCGCGCCGGTGCGCGCGGAGGTGGGCGCGCTGCTCGCCCGGGCCTTCACGCAGGGCGGCTTCGGCAACGCGTCCAGCGTGCACGGTGGCGGGCGCGAGGCCCGGGCCCGGCTGGACGCGGCGCGAGCGAAGGTGGCGCGCGTCCTGGGCTGCGAGCCGAAGGAGATCACCTTCACCGCGTCGGGCAGCGAAGCAGATGCGCTCGCGCTGGTGGGGGCGTACGCGGCCCGCCCGGTGAAGGACCGCCGCCGCGTGGTGTCCACCACGGTGGAGCACCCGTCGGCGCTGGGCGCGCTCGCGCAGTTGGAGAAGGACGGCGCCCAGGTGGTGCGGCTGTCCCCTGACGCCCATGGCCGGGTGCCACTCGAGTCCGTGCTGGAGGCGCTCACGCCGGACACCGCGCTGTGCTCGCTGATGTGGGCCAACAACGAGACGGGCGTGCTCCAGCCGGTGGCGGAGACCGCGCGCGCCTGCCGTCAGCGCGGCATCCTCTTCCATACGGACGCCGTACAGGCCGCGGGCAAGGTGCCTCTCACCTTGCGCGAAGTGGACGCGGACCTGCTCTCGCTCTCCGCGCACAAGTTCGGCGGCCCCCAGGGCGTGGGCGTGCTCGTGGTGCGCAAGGGCGTGGACGTGCGGGCGCTGACGCCCGGACACCAGGAGGGAGGCCGGCGCGGAGGCACGCAGAACGTGCCCTACGCCGAGGCCCTGGCCCTGGCCCTGGAGCTGGCCGCCGCGGAGCAGGCCACCACCGCCGAGAGGGTGGCGGACCTGCGCGACACCTTCGAACAGCAGGTGCTCCAGCGGCTGCCCGGGGTGACGGTGAACGGCGCGGGCGCGCCCCGGGTGCCCAACACCAGCAACCTGCGCTTCGACGGCGTGGAGGGCGAAGCGCTGTTGATGGCGCTGGACCTGGAGGACATCCGCGTGTCCTCCGGAGCGGCCTGCGCGTCCGGCACGCTGTCCCCATCCCACGTGCTGCGCGCCATGGGCCTCTCCCCCACCGAGGCGCGCGGAAGCCTGCGCTTCAGCCTGGGCCCCGGCACCACCGGCGCGGAGGTCTCCCGCGTCGTGGACGCGCTGTGCACGCACGTGCCCCGGGTGCGCGCCCTCGGAGGCTGA
- a CDS encoding deoxyribonuclease IV, with amino-acid sequence MRIGAHESIAGGVSQAFQRAEAHGARALQIFTKNARGWSAPALTDAEAQAFRAEARRTGLPVIAHGSYLVNLAGEAPEAREKSLACVAEELTRCERLGIPLLILHPGSHPDEARGLHLIAEGLDEVHRRCPGYTARVCLEVTAGQGNALGWRFEHLEELLSRVADEARLAVCLDTCHLFAAGYDLRTPNGYAAVMDECDRRVGLHRVRAFHLNDCKKDLGCRVDRHEEPGKGAIGLTAFRCLMKDARFVDTIGVLETPFPERYGENIRLLESLCRRK; translated from the coding sequence GTGCGCATCGGGGCTCATGAATCCATCGCCGGAGGCGTGAGTCAGGCCTTCCAGCGAGCCGAAGCGCACGGCGCCCGCGCCCTGCAGATCTTCACGAAGAACGCGCGGGGCTGGAGCGCCCCCGCCCTGACGGACGCGGAGGCCCAGGCCTTCCGCGCCGAGGCCCGCCGCACGGGCCTCCCCGTCATCGCCCACGGCAGCTACCTGGTGAACCTGGCCGGTGAGGCGCCGGAGGCCCGTGAGAAGTCGCTCGCGTGCGTCGCCGAGGAGCTCACCCGCTGCGAGCGCCTGGGCATCCCGCTGCTCATCCTCCACCCCGGCTCCCACCCGGACGAAGCGCGGGGCCTGCACCTCATCGCCGAAGGGCTGGACGAGGTGCACCGCCGCTGCCCCGGCTACACCGCCCGCGTCTGCCTGGAGGTGACCGCGGGCCAGGGCAACGCGCTGGGCTGGCGCTTCGAGCACCTGGAGGAGCTGCTCTCACGCGTCGCGGACGAAGCGCGGCTGGCGGTGTGCCTGGACACATGCCACCTCTTCGCGGCCGGGTACGACCTGCGGACGCCGAACGGCTACGCGGCGGTGATGGACGAGTGCGACCGGCGCGTGGGCCTGCACCGGGTGCGCGCCTTCCACCTCAACGATTGCAAGAAAGACCTGGGTTGCCGGGTAGACCGGCACGAGGAACCGGGCAAGGGGGCGATCGGACTGACGGCCTTCCGCTGCCTCATGAAGGACGCGCGGTTCGTCGACACCATTGGGGTGTTGGAAACACCCTTTCCGGAACGTTACGGGGAGAACATCCGACTTCTCGAATCCCTGTGCCGGAGGAAGTAA
- a CDS encoding DHH family phosphoesterase: MPVTPSLQSRRAQLPAGSELTEPPPARLAKLPATDKLARLLQVAKGHRRALILTHDNPDPDSMAAAVSLAHLLERKAGLEAHVGYGGIIGRAENVAFVRVLKLPVSHVSQIDFSQYDLFGLVDTQPPVRNHSLPARYRADLVVDHHPLREESLLAPFADVGGDFGATSTMLVEYLRAARLEPSVEIATALFYGIKADTRDLGRETTQTDVDSYLWLFPRCDKQLLGQIEHPELPARFFQLFHTSIEKAKVYGTAIITDLEEVYSPDLVAEVAERMMYLEGMKWSLAYGTYRNQLFLSLRVKDRRMNAGRLIRELCEDLGGSSGGHGSMAGARLPLSGSANKRKALKREVVSRFLEAFGVSEERPKSLLSAQDT, encoded by the coding sequence ATGCCTGTCACCCCATCCCTCCAAAGCCGCCGCGCCCAGTTGCCTGCCGGGAGCGAGCTCACGGAGCCTCCGCCAGCGCGGTTGGCTAAGCTGCCCGCCACCGACAAGCTGGCCCGCCTGCTCCAGGTGGCCAAGGGTCACCGCCGGGCGCTCATCCTCACGCACGACAACCCGGACCCCGATTCCATGGCGGCGGCGGTGTCGCTCGCGCATCTGCTGGAGCGCAAGGCCGGCCTCGAGGCCCACGTGGGCTACGGCGGCATCATCGGCCGGGCGGAGAACGTCGCCTTCGTGCGCGTGCTGAAGCTGCCGGTGTCGCACGTGTCGCAGATCGACTTCAGCCAGTACGACCTCTTCGGCCTGGTGGACACGCAGCCGCCGGTGAGGAACCACTCGCTGCCGGCGCGCTACCGCGCGGACCTGGTGGTGGACCACCACCCGCTGCGCGAGGAGAGCCTGCTGGCCCCCTTCGCGGACGTGGGCGGCGACTTCGGCGCCACCTCCACCATGCTGGTGGAGTACCTGCGGGCCGCCCGGCTGGAGCCGTCCGTGGAGATCGCCACCGCGCTCTTCTACGGCATCAAGGCGGACACGCGGGACCTGGGCCGTGAGACGACCCAGACGGACGTGGACAGCTACCTGTGGCTGTTCCCCCGCTGTGACAAGCAGCTCCTGGGACAGATTGAGCACCCGGAGCTGCCGGCGCGCTTCTTCCAGCTGTTCCACACGTCCATCGAGAAGGCGAAGGTCTACGGCACCGCCATCATCACCGACCTGGAGGAGGTCTACTCCCCGGACCTGGTGGCGGAGGTCGCCGAGCGGATGATGTACCTGGAAGGGATGAAGTGGTCCCTGGCCTACGGGACGTACCGCAACCAGCTCTTCCTCAGCCTGCGCGTGAAGGACCGGCGCATGAACGCGGGCCGCCTCATCCGCGAGCTGTGCGAGGACCTGGGCGGCTCGTCCGGCGGCCACGGCAGCATGGCGGGCGCGCGGCTGCCCCTGTCCGGCAGCGCGAACAAGCGCAAGGCGCTCAAGCGCGAGGTGGTGTCGCGCTTCCTCGAAGCCTTCGGCGTCTCCGAGGAGCGGCCGAAGTCGCTGCTGTCCGCGCAGGACACGTGA
- the tyrS gene encoding tyrosine--tRNA ligase: MNPDALRKATPEEQFEEVTRGTVDLHVPEDLKKKLQRSYDKGKPLIIKAGFDPSRPDLHLGHTLLLTRMRRFQEFGHTVVFLIGDFTALIGDPSGKNAARPPLTREQVKVNSETYKQQVFKVLDPDKTVVKFNSEWLDALGTEGMIRLAARYSVQRMLERDDFKKRYRENTSIAIHEFLYPLLQGYDSVALKADVELGATDQLFNLLVGRQLMKEEGLEPQVIMTGPILEGLDAKLVDGVITGNKMSKSLDNYVGIDEPADNIFGKLMSITDDLMWRYYKLLSAMPLKQVLELEEQTKSGAAHPKAAKVAFAQEMAARFQGEEAGRKAAEDFEKRFAKKELSTEDLPLVEVSLAGAEKLLVTKLLPETKFVASATEARKMMGQGGVKVNGEKVTDPKAELGAGEYTVQVGKLKVTRVKLS; this comes from the coding sequence ATGAACCCGGACGCACTGCGCAAGGCGACCCCCGAAGAGCAGTTCGAAGAAGTCACTCGCGGCACCGTGGATTTGCACGTGCCGGAGGACCTGAAGAAGAAGCTCCAGCGCTCGTATGACAAGGGCAAGCCGCTCATCATCAAGGCGGGCTTCGACCCCAGCCGTCCCGACCTGCACCTGGGCCACACGCTGCTGCTCACGCGCATGCGGCGCTTCCAGGAGTTCGGCCACACGGTGGTGTTCCTCATCGGTGACTTCACCGCCCTCATCGGGGACCCGTCCGGAAAGAACGCGGCCCGGCCTCCGCTCACCCGCGAGCAGGTGAAGGTCAACTCGGAGACGTACAAGCAGCAGGTCTTCAAGGTCCTGGACCCGGACAAGACGGTGGTGAAGTTCAACTCGGAGTGGCTCGACGCGCTGGGCACCGAGGGGATGATCCGCCTGGCCGCGCGCTACTCCGTGCAGCGCATGCTGGAGCGCGACGACTTCAAGAAGCGCTACCGGGAGAACACCTCCATCGCCATCCACGAGTTCCTCTACCCGCTCCTGCAGGGCTACGACTCCGTGGCGCTGAAGGCGGACGTGGAGCTGGGCGCGACGGATCAGCTCTTCAACCTGCTCGTGGGCCGTCAGCTGATGAAGGAAGAGGGCCTGGAGCCGCAGGTCATCATGACCGGCCCCATCCTGGAGGGCCTGGACGCGAAGCTGGTGGACGGCGTCATCACCGGCAACAAGATGTCCAAGAGCCTGGACAACTACGTGGGCATCGACGAGCCGGCGGACAACATCTTCGGCAAGTTGATGAGCATCACGGACGACCTGATGTGGCGGTACTACAAGCTGCTCTCCGCCATGCCGCTCAAGCAGGTGCTGGAGCTGGAGGAGCAGACGAAGTCCGGCGCGGCGCACCCCAAGGCCGCCAAGGTCGCCTTCGCCCAGGAGATGGCCGCGCGCTTCCAAGGTGAGGAGGCCGGCCGCAAGGCGGCGGAGGACTTCGAGAAGCGCTTCGCCAAGAAGGAGCTGTCCACGGAGGACCTGCCGCTCGTGGAGGTTTCGCTCGCGGGCGCGGAGAAGCTGCTCGTCACGAAGCTGCTGCCGGAGACGAAGTTCGTCGCCTCCGCCACCGAGGCCCGAAAGATGATGGGCCAGGGCGGCGTGAAGGTGAACGGTGAGAAGGTCACCGACCCCAAGGCGGAGCTGGGGGCCGGCGAGTACACCGTGCAGGTGGGCAAGCTGAAGGTCACGCGGGTGAAGCTGTCCTGA
- a CDS encoding 5-formyltetrahydrofolate cyclo-ligase has translation MSETAADTVAAAAEKKVTLREELTARRKAMTNDLIDERGLKVQSRFLASPYYQNARTVALYAPIRGEVPTRDILIAALQDEKIVCYPLSHVHGRILAFRAIKSESELEPGRLGVREPTNSSDLIAVDQIDLFVVPGLGFSPDGKRLGRGGGYYDATLKAASSRSRRVGLAFNDQIVQVLPTTSDDVDMDQIVTESQTLRGLCRSFDFLDT, from the coding sequence GTGAGCGAGACGGCGGCGGATACGGTGGCGGCGGCGGCGGAGAAGAAGGTAACGCTTCGTGAGGAACTGACGGCGCGCCGCAAGGCGATGACCAACGACCTCATCGACGAGCGGGGCCTCAAGGTCCAGTCTCGGTTCCTGGCATCGCCCTACTATCAGAATGCGCGGACGGTAGCGCTCTACGCCCCCATCCGGGGCGAGGTGCCTACCCGGGACATCCTCATCGCGGCGTTGCAGGACGAGAAGATCGTCTGCTACCCGCTGTCCCACGTGCACGGGCGGATCCTGGCCTTCCGGGCCATCAAGTCGGAGAGCGAGTTGGAGCCGGGACGCCTGGGCGTCCGGGAGCCCACGAACTCCTCGGACCTGATCGCGGTGGACCAGATCGATTTGTTCGTGGTGCCTGGCCTGGGCTTCAGCCCGGACGGCAAGCGGCTGGGGCGCGGCGGTGGCTATTACGACGCCACCCTCAAGGCGGCCAGTTCGCGCAGCCGCCGGGTGGGTCTGGCCTTCAATGACCAGATCGTCCAGGTGCTGCCCACGACGAGCGACGACGTGGACATGGACCAGATCGTCACGGAGAGCCAGACGCTGCGCGGCCTGTGCCGCAGCTTCGACTTCCTGGACACCTGA
- a CDS encoding SDR family NAD(P)-dependent oxidoreductase: MKPMNFRGRWVLITGASSGLGLEMARLLAKEHGAHIIAVARREDRLAALKAELESAHGVQVLPLSADLTKPGDAERVFQTATSGRTVDGVILNAGVTYFGHALEQQPESFDAMLATNITSVVRMAQLFGAHFAKRGGGGALMLVASTAGFAPLPYQTAYAATKSFVISYGRGLAYELRKAGVSVTVFAPGGIATEMLSVSGLDRKFKAGDVGIMSAEACARTAVEAFVHRRELCVPGVLNRFLATMMKLLPHGFMMGRSAALYEGALPKEPPAP; this comes from the coding sequence ATGAAACCGATGAATTTCCGAGGCCGCTGGGTGCTCATCACCGGCGCGTCGTCCGGCCTGGGGCTGGAGATGGCCCGCCTGCTCGCGAAGGAGCACGGCGCCCACATCATCGCCGTCGCCCGCCGCGAGGACCGGCTCGCCGCGCTCAAGGCGGAGCTGGAGTCCGCGCACGGCGTGCAGGTGCTGCCCCTCTCCGCGGACCTCACGAAGCCGGGCGACGCCGAGCGCGTCTTCCAGACCGCCACGTCCGGCCGCACCGTCGACGGCGTCATCCTCAACGCGGGCGTCACCTACTTCGGTCACGCGCTGGAGCAGCAGCCCGAGTCCTTCGACGCGATGCTCGCCACCAACATCACCAGCGTGGTGCGCATGGCCCAGCTCTTCGGGGCGCACTTCGCGAAGCGGGGCGGGGGAGGGGCGCTGATGCTCGTCGCCAGCACGGCGGGCTTCGCGCCGCTGCCGTACCAGACGGCCTACGCGGCCACGAAGTCGTTCGTCATCAGCTACGGGCGGGGCCTGGCCTACGAGCTGCGCAAGGCGGGCGTGTCCGTCACCGTCTTCGCGCCCGGCGGCATCGCCACGGAGATGCTGTCGGTGTCCGGCCTGGACCGGAAGTTCAAGGCGGGCGACGTGGGCATCATGTCCGCGGAGGCCTGCGCGCGCACCGCCGTGGAGGCCTTCGTGCACCGCCGCGAACTCTGCGTGCCCGGCGTCCTCAACCGCTTCCTCGCGACGATGATGAAGCTCTTGCCCCACGGCTTCATGATGGGGCGCTCGGCCGCGCTGTACGAAGGCGCGCTGCCGAAGGAGCCGCCCGCGCCCTGA
- a CDS encoding AAA family ATPase, which produces MPPAGYAYEDNPFKLENPSVLDIAPGEPKSLEDTGLRMGLLADLGLKFLYYAGTGTGVAIAESMCLPWSGVVEHVVDFLAAEKLVDLRGGKGFGRASVEFALTEKGREYARDALTRSTYVGPAPVPIEQYNALISSQTEETPVVGQEDLVAALGHLTVSAELMDKLGPAVNSGRSLFLYGPPGNGKTSLAEAISHMFGGEVFVPHCLEIDNQIIKVFDRIIHTPVSLEVGRDANGRRQTFEMDKRWSLCRRPAVVVGGELTLETLDLIYSESTRFYEAPFQVKANGGMLLIDDFGRQKVHPTDLLNRWIVPLEKRVDFLTLHTGKKFEIPFDQLLVFSTNLDPKELVDEAFLRRIKYKIEVGNPDEESYREIFRRVCEAAGIPYVDQAITYLVEHYYKPRSMEMRSCHPRDLVSLIRDAARYRQIPPALSKDLLDQACEVFLVNL; this is translated from the coding sequence ATGCCTCCCGCCGGCTACGCGTACGAAGACAATCCCTTCAAGCTGGAGAACCCGTCCGTCCTCGACATCGCTCCAGGTGAGCCGAAGTCGCTGGAGGACACGGGACTGAGGATGGGTCTGCTCGCGGACCTGGGCCTCAAGTTCCTCTACTACGCCGGCACCGGGACGGGCGTGGCCATCGCGGAGAGCATGTGCCTGCCCTGGTCCGGCGTGGTGGAGCACGTGGTGGACTTCCTCGCCGCGGAGAAGCTCGTGGACCTGCGCGGCGGCAAGGGCTTTGGCCGCGCGTCCGTGGAGTTCGCCCTCACGGAGAAGGGCCGCGAGTACGCGCGCGACGCCCTCACCCGCTCCACCTACGTGGGCCCGGCCCCCGTGCCCATTGAGCAGTACAACGCGCTCATCAGCAGCCAGACGGAGGAGACGCCCGTCGTGGGCCAGGAGGACCTGGTCGCCGCCCTGGGCCACCTCACCGTCTCCGCGGAGCTGATGGACAAGCTGGGCCCGGCGGTGAACTCCGGCCGCTCGCTCTTCCTCTACGGCCCGCCCGGCAACGGCAAGACGAGCCTGGCCGAGGCGATTTCCCACATGTTCGGCGGCGAGGTCTTCGTCCCGCACTGCCTGGAAATCGACAACCAGATCATCAAGGTCTTCGACCGCATCATCCACACGCCCGTGTCGCTGGAGGTGGGCCGCGACGCCAACGGCCGCCGGCAGACCTTCGAAATGGACAAGCGCTGGTCGCTCTGCCGGCGCCCCGCGGTGGTGGTGGGCGGCGAGCTGACGCTGGAGACCCTGGACCTCATCTACTCGGAGAGCACCCGCTTCTACGAGGCGCCGTTCCAGGTGAAGGCCAACGGGGGCATGCTCCTCATCGACGACTTCGGCCGCCAGAAGGTCCACCCCACGGACCTGCTCAACCGGTGGATCGTCCCCCTGGAGAAGCGGGTGGACTTCCTCACCCTGCACACCGGCAAGAAGTTCGAGATCCCCTTCGATCAGCTGCTCGTCTTCTCCACCAACCTGGACCCCAAGGAGCTGGTGGACGAGGCCTTCCTGCGGCGCATCAAGTACAAGATTGAAGTGGGCAATCCGGACGAGGAGTCCTACCGGGAGATCTTCCGCCGGGTCTGCGAAGCGGCGGGCATCCCCTACGTGGACCAGGCCATCACCTACCTGGTGGAGCACTACTACAAGCCGCGCAGCATGGAGATGCGCTCCTGCCACCCCCGCGACCTCGTGTCGCTCATCCGGGACGCCGCCCGATACCGGCAAATCCCGCCAGCCCTTTCAAAAGATCTGCTGGATCAGGCCTGCGAAGTGTTCCTGGTGAATCTGTAG
- a CDS encoding Fic family protein, translated as MKERYQDIDEKNEQLREYLEIYKGKPPAREYLDRFEMSWIYHDAALEGVVYTHQELMAALFPERTAAEASMIPVVLEIRNHKAVADYIREEAAGAKKQSALTLTTIKRMHDLFLGNTPEALAERARMERRERTEKELAKERDRAGLRKDMPLHRTYFHDITQPAKIQARLEKLVDHTASAEFREFHPIKQAAVVQHEFLQIFPFTEHSGKVGRMCSNLILLRNGYMPAVIHSIDRQRYYESFRAPVATFRTVLMDAMENSLDNGVKYFRDLGRKYKTVE; from the coding sequence GTGAAGGAACGCTACCAGGACATCGACGAGAAGAACGAGCAGCTGCGCGAGTACCTTGAGATCTACAAGGGCAAGCCGCCTGCGCGTGAGTACCTCGACCGCTTCGAGATGTCGTGGATCTACCACGACGCCGCGCTCGAAGGCGTCGTGTACACGCACCAGGAGCTGATGGCCGCGCTCTTCCCGGAGCGCACCGCGGCCGAAGCCTCCATGATCCCGGTGGTGCTGGAGATCCGCAACCACAAGGCCGTGGCGGACTACATCCGCGAAGAGGCCGCGGGCGCGAAGAAGCAGTCCGCGCTCACGCTCACCACCATCAAGCGGATGCACGACCTCTTCCTGGGCAACACGCCGGAAGCGCTGGCCGAGCGTGCGCGCATGGAGCGCCGCGAGCGCACGGAGAAGGAGCTGGCCAAGGAGCGCGACCGCGCGGGGCTGCGCAAGGACATGCCCCTGCACCGCACCTACTTCCACGACATCACCCAGCCCGCGAAGATCCAGGCCCGGCTGGAGAAGCTCGTGGACCACACCGCCAGCGCGGAGTTCCGCGAGTTCCACCCGATCAAACAGGCGGCGGTGGTGCAGCACGAGTTCCTGCAGATCTTCCCCTTCACCGAGCACAGCGGGAAGGTGGGGCGCATGTGCAGCAACCTCATCCTGCTGCGCAACGGCTACATGCCCGCGGTCATCCACTCCATCGACCGGCAGCGCTACTACGAGTCCTTCCGCGCGCCCGTGGCCACGTTCCGCACGGTGCTGATGGACGCGATGGAGAACTCGTTGGACAACGGCGTGAAGTACTTCCGCGACCTCGGCCGCAAGTACAAGACCGTCGAGTAG